In one Ictalurus furcatus strain D&B chromosome 10, Billie_1.0, whole genome shotgun sequence genomic region, the following are encoded:
- the pak2b gene encoding serine/threonine-protein kinase PAK 2b, with protein MCDNMDHEDKPPAPPVRMSSTIFSSDGKDYTLLANHSSKPLPSVPEERKPRSKIISIFSGAEKGGRRKDRDRERPEISSPSGFEHTIHVGFDAVTGEFTGMPEQWARLLQTSNITKSEQKKNPQAVLDVLKFYDSTGNTGRQKYLSFSSEKDGFPSADHSPVKKSTEQPSPNTKNAEDDDDDDETPPPVVAPRPEHTKGVNTRSVIDPIPAPVSPDGDVASKAADKQRPKKGKMSDEEIMDKLRTIVSIGDPKKKYTRYEKIGQGASGTVFTAIDVATGQEVAIKQINLQKQPKKELIINEILVMKELKNPNIVNFLDSFLVGEELFVVMEYLAGGSLTDVVTETCMDEAQIAAVCRECLQALEFLHANQVIHRDIKSDNVLLGMDGSVKLTDFGFCAQITPEQSKRSTMVGTPYWMAPEVVTRKAYGPKVDIWSLGIMAIEMVEGEPPYLNENPLRALYLIATNGTPELQSPEKLSPIFRDFLARCLEMDVEKRGSSKDLLQHPFLKLAKPLSSLTPLILAAKDAMKNNR; from the exons ATGTGTGATAACATGGACCATGAGGATAAGCCACCTGCTCCACCTGTAAGGATGAGCAGCACGATCTTCAGCAGTGACGGGAAAGACTACACGCTGCTGGCCAATCACAGCTCCAAGCCCTTACCGTCTGTGCCTGAAGAGAGGAAACCTCGCAGCAAAATCATCTCCATCTTCTCAGGGGCAGAgaaag GTGGAAGGCGGAAAGACCGGGACAGGGAGCGGCCGGAAATCTCTTCTCCCTCAGGTTTCGAGCACACCATCCATGTGGGCTTTGATGCTGTGACTGGGGAGTTCACG GGAATGCCAGAGCAGTGGGCACGATTACTGCAGACCTCCAACATCACCAAGTCCGAACAGAAGAAAAACCCTCAAGCTGTGTTAGATGTCCTCAAGTTCTACGACTCCACAGGAAACACAGGCAGGCAGAAGTACCTCAGCTTCTCTTCAG AGAAGGATGGATTTCCTTCGGCCGATCATTCG cCTGTTAAAAAGAGCACAGAACAGCCATCACCAAACACCAAGAAtgctgaagatgatgatgacgatgacgagaCACCTCCGCCTGTTGTGGCACCGCGGCCAGAGCACACCAAGGGG GTGAACACTCGGTCAGTTATTGATCCCATCCCTGCACCAGTCTCTCCAGATGGGGATGTTGCATCCAAAGCTGCAGACAAACAAAGACCCAAAAAGGGCAAGATGTCTGACGAGGAGATCATGGACAAATTGA GAACCATAGTCAGTATTGGAGATCCTAAAAAGAAGTACACGCGATACGAGAAGATCGGACAAGG agctTCAGGGACAGTGTTCACGGCCATCGATGTTGCTACAGGACAAGAG GTGGCCATCAAGCAGATCAACCtgcaaaagcaacccaagaagGAGCTAATTATCAATGAAATTCTCGTTATGAAGGAACTGAAGAACCCTAACATTGTCAACTTCTTAGAcag tTTTCTAGTAGGGGAAGAGCTGTTTGTGGTGATGGAGTACCTGGCTGGTGGCTCACTGACCGACGTAGTGACTGAGACGTGTATGGACGAAGCTCAGATCGCCGCTGTTTGCAGAGAG tgtttacAAGCACTAGAATTCCTTCACGCCAACCAGGTCATTCATCGAGACATCAAGAGTGACAACGTTCTGCTGGGAATGGATGGCTCTGTTAAACTTA CGGATTTCGGTTTCTGTGCCCAGATCACACCAGAGCAGAGTAAGAGGAGCACAATGGTGGGCACGCCATACTGGATGGCCCCCGAGGTTGTTACCCGCAAAGCTTATGGGCCAAAGGTGGACATCTGGTCTCTTGGCATCATGGCTATTGAGATggtggaaggagagcctccatACCTTAATGAGAATCCACTGAGG GCACTTTACCTCATTGCTACTAATGGAACGCCAGAGTTGCAGAGTCCAGAGAAACTGTCACCCATCTTTCGGGATTTCTTAGCTCGCTGTCTGGAAATGGACGTAGAAAAGAGGGGCAGCAGTAAAGACCTTTTACAG CATCCTTTCCTGAAGTTGGCGAAGCCTCTGTCCAGTCTCACACCACTCATTCTGGCTGCCAAGGATGCCATGAAGAACAACCGCTAG